From Haloglomus litoreum, the proteins below share one genomic window:
- a CDS encoding monooxygenase family protein, with amino-acid sequence MITSTKIRQAVEMEDGFVIYINGMRLNKLRALPRYLMAGLKVGKMFDRLAADPDSGFLGYEPALMGPRHGAAIQYWRSLEDIRRFASDPGDMHVPAWQWFNERDDGGLAFWSELYVIEPENYETFFRNVEGVGLSRFGRMVPMEEHERQLGLAGSVVAAEEPVVADGGT; translated from the coding sequence ATGATAACGTCGACCAAGATACGGCAGGCGGTGGAGATGGAGGACGGGTTCGTCATCTACATCAACGGGATGCGGCTGAACAAGCTCCGGGCGCTCCCACGGTACCTGATGGCGGGGCTGAAGGTGGGGAAGATGTTCGACCGACTGGCGGCCGACCCCGACAGCGGATTCCTCGGCTACGAACCGGCGTTGATGGGTCCCCGCCACGGTGCCGCCATCCAGTACTGGCGCTCGCTGGAGGACATCCGGCGGTTCGCCAGCGACCCCGGCGACATGCACGTCCCGGCATGGCAGTGGTTCAACGAGCGCGACGACGGAGGGTTGGCGTTCTGGTCCGAACTGTACGTCATCGAACCGGAGAACTACGAGACCTTCTTCCGGAACGTCGAGGGCGTGGGGCTCTCGCGGTTCGGCCGGATGGTGCCGATGGAGGAGCATGAGCGACAACTCGGGCTGGCCGGAAGCGTGGTGGCGGCCGAGGAGCCGGTGGTGGCAGACGGTGGAACGTAG
- a CDS encoding acyl-CoA dehydrogenase family protein, translating to MSFELTAEQRAIREAVRDFGESEIRPVAAEYNEQGRYPEELRQQAADLDLVAPHIPEAYGGAGMDGVATVIVTEELWRADPGVGGAIAAADFGTGMILEYGDEWMREEVLPRVTGGETPIATGISEPAHGSNVAGMETRARRDGDEYVIDGEKTWITNGTVADVYIVMAKTSPADGHAGITAFLTESDRDGIEASRITNKLGIHAQDTAEIRFDGLRVPAENVVGEVDRGFYQLMEFFAPARADVAGQATGVAQAALDAAVAYAREREQFDQPIAAFQAIRHKLAEMATDIEAARSLAYRAGAAIDAGDTDEATRLASMAKLFASEHAVDVTDEAIQVHGGAGYVDDHPVERYYRDARVTKIYDGTSEIQKNIIADQLL from the coding sequence ATGTCGTTCGAACTCACGGCCGAGCAGCGGGCCATCCGGGAAGCGGTCAGGGACTTCGGCGAGTCCGAGATCCGTCCGGTCGCGGCCGAGTACAACGAGCAGGGCCGGTATCCGGAGGAACTGCGCCAGCAGGCGGCCGACCTCGACCTCGTGGCGCCGCACATCCCGGAGGCGTACGGCGGCGCGGGGATGGACGGCGTCGCGACGGTCATCGTCACGGAGGAACTGTGGCGGGCCGACCCCGGCGTCGGGGGTGCCATCGCGGCCGCCGACTTCGGGACCGGGATGATACTCGAGTACGGCGACGAGTGGATGCGCGAGGAGGTGCTGCCGCGTGTCACGGGCGGCGAGACACCCATCGCGACCGGTATCTCGGAGCCGGCCCACGGCTCGAACGTCGCCGGGATGGAGACGCGCGCCAGGCGCGACGGGGACGAGTACGTCATCGACGGCGAGAAGACCTGGATCACGAACGGCACCGTCGCGGACGTCTACATCGTGATGGCCAAGACCTCGCCGGCGGACGGCCACGCCGGCATCACCGCCTTCCTGACCGAGTCCGACCGCGACGGCATCGAGGCCTCGCGCATCACGAACAAGCTCGGCATCCACGCCCAGGACACGGCCGAGATCCGGTTCGATGGCCTCCGTGTCCCGGCCGAGAACGTCGTCGGGGAGGTGGACCGCGGGTTCTACCAGCTGATGGAGTTCTTCGCCCCCGCTCGCGCTGACGTGGCCGGGCAGGCGACGGGTGTCGCGCAGGCGGCGCTCGACGCGGCCGTCGCCTACGCCCGCGAACGCGAGCAGTTCGACCAGCCCATCGCGGCGTTCCAGGCCATCCGCCACAAGCTCGCCGAGATGGCGACCGACATCGAGGCCGCCCGCTCGCTGGCCTACCGTGCCGGCGCGGCCATCGACGCCGGCGACACCGACGAGGCGACCCGACTCGCCTCGATGGCGAAGCTGTTCGCCTCCGAACACGCCGTCGACGTGACCGACGAGGCCATCCAGGTCCACGGGGGCGCCGGGTACGTCGACGACCACCCCGTCGAACGGTACTACCGTGACGCCCGCGTCACGAAGATCTACGACGGCACCTCCGAGATCCAGAAGAACATCATCGCGGACCAGTTGCTGTAG
- the aglG gene encoding glucosyl-dolichyl phosphate glucuronosyltransferase: MQVSVVLCTHTLERYEYLTDAAESVLAGTYDDVELVLVSDGNEAVHERMQAEYGDHPKVVTDCLDENSGLLTARNHGAAVATGDVVAFLDDDAIACEEWLELLVEAYEAHDAIAVGGRMTPRWEAPDGEPAILPEEFYWLVGVTHRGFGPDGDPDEAGWVRNTMGSNISFRAEVFEDLDGFDVDIGGRKGDNHLQGGEAELSARLRAEYDELVWYVPEATVEHRVFEYRTEADWLLERAFWQGYSKRGMERFVPESTGDEDEFLGRLLTEFAPGRLRELVLRPSPAAALQLLFLFVFTGAVGVGYGYGIVKWG; encoded by the coding sequence GTGCAGGTCTCCGTCGTCCTGTGTACGCACACGCTGGAGCGCTACGAGTACCTCACCGACGCCGCCGAGAGCGTCCTCGCGGGCACGTACGACGACGTGGAGCTGGTGCTCGTGAGCGACGGCAACGAGGCGGTCCACGAGCGGATGCAGGCGGAGTACGGGGACCACCCGAAGGTCGTCACGGACTGCCTCGACGAGAACAGCGGCCTCCTGACCGCGCGCAACCACGGGGCAGCCGTGGCCACTGGCGATGTGGTCGCCTTCCTCGACGACGACGCCATCGCCTGCGAGGAGTGGCTGGAACTGCTCGTCGAGGCGTACGAGGCACACGACGCCATCGCGGTCGGCGGGCGGATGACGCCGCGCTGGGAGGCCCCGGACGGGGAGCCCGCCATCCTCCCCGAGGAGTTCTACTGGCTCGTCGGCGTCACCCACCGCGGGTTCGGGCCGGACGGCGACCCGGACGAGGCGGGCTGGGTCCGCAACACGATGGGCTCGAACATCTCCTTCCGTGCCGAGGTGTTCGAGGACCTGGATGGGTTCGACGTCGACATCGGCGGCCGGAAGGGGGACAACCACCTCCAGGGTGGCGAGGCGGAACTCAGCGCGCGACTGCGCGCCGAGTACGACGAACTGGTGTGGTACGTCCCCGAGGCGACCGTCGAGCACCGGGTCTTCGAGTACCGGACCGAGGCGGATTGGCTGCTCGAGCGGGCGTTCTGGCAGGGCTACTCGAAGCGCGGGATGGAGCGGTTCGTCCCCGAATCCACCGGGGACGAGGACGAGTTCCTCGGCCGCCTGCTCACGGAGTTCGCCCCCGGCCGGCTCCGGGAACTCGTGCTGCGGCCGTCGCCGGCAGCGGCGCTCCAGTTGCTGTTCCTCTTCGTCTTCACGGGGGCCGTCGGCGTGGGCTACGGCTACGGCATCGTGAAGTGGGGCTGA
- a CDS encoding universal stress protein: MKFVVAVDGTPGSERVLDHAAALAGAADADLVLVHAVNPSVYEVMDGPVRDGSNAEERLLLESTEDAEQRGEKLLERAAAGIEGLRVETELLYGSPATAIADYADEVGADGVFVGHRDLSEEQERMLGSVAKRLVDNSPAPVTVVR; this comes from the coding sequence ATGAAGTTCGTCGTAGCCGTCGACGGGACGCCTGGGAGCGAGCGCGTGCTGGACCATGCGGCGGCGCTGGCGGGGGCGGCGGACGCCGACCTGGTGCTGGTCCACGCGGTCAATCCCTCCGTGTACGAGGTGATGGACGGGCCCGTCCGGGACGGAAGCAACGCCGAGGAGCGGCTGCTGCTGGAGAGCACCGAGGACGCCGAGCAGCGCGGCGAGAAACTCCTGGAGCGGGCCGCGGCCGGCATCGAGGGGCTCCGTGTCGAGACCGAGCTCCTCTACGGGTCCCCGGCCACGGCCATCGCCGACTACGCCGACGAGGTGGGTGCCGACGGCGTGTTCGTCGGCCACCGGGATCTCAGTGAGGAGCAGGAGCGGATGCTGGGCAGCGTCGCGAAGCGGCTCGTAGACAACTCACCCGCCCCCGTGACCGTCGTCCGCTGA
- a CDS encoding beta-CASP ribonuclease aCPSF1, which translates to MSAVERQLDELKETITDEVPSDISISDVKYEGPELVIYTKDPKKFAADGDLVRSLASKLRKRITVRPDPDSLSRPEEARERIMDVIPEEAGVTDLDFHADTGEVVIEAEKPGMVIGRHGSTLREITKEVGWTPEVVRTPPIESSTVSNVRNFLKQERDERRDILERVGRQIHREEMANEQWVRITTLGCCREVGRAAFILSTAETRILIDCGDKPGAEDEVPYLQVPEALGAGAQNLDAVVLTHAHLDHSALIPLLFKYGYDGPIYCTEPTRDLMGLLTLDYLDVAAKEGRTPPYESEMVREAIKHCIDIEYGDVTDIAPDIKLTLHNAGHILGSSIAHFHIGDGLYNVAFSGDIHYTDTRLFNGAVNEFPRVETLVLESTYGGRNDYQTDQEDSERNLKRVINETYERDGKVLIPAFAVGRSQEIMLVLEEAMRSGDIPSMPVHLDGMIWEATAIHTTYPEYLRDDLRDRIFHDDENPFLADEFNHIDGGEDERLEVADGGPCIVLSTSGMVTGGPIMSWLRHLGGDEENRMVFVGYQAQGTLGRRIQNGWDEIPMNDRGNGGGRGNTLTLNLDVETVDGFSGHADRQGLENFVRTMNPRPEKVLCVHGDESSAQDLSSALYHEFNMRTFAPKNLETFRFK; encoded by the coding sequence ATGAGTGCAGTAGAGCGGCAACTCGACGAACTGAAGGAAACGATCACGGACGAGGTCCCGAGCGATATCTCGATCTCCGACGTGAAGTACGAGGGTCCGGAACTGGTGATCTACACGAAGGATCCCAAGAAGTTCGCGGCCGACGGCGACCTCGTCCGGAGCCTCGCCTCGAAACTCCGCAAGCGCATCACCGTCCGGCCGGACCCGGACAGCCTCTCGCGCCCGGAGGAGGCCCGCGAGCGCATCATGGACGTCATCCCGGAGGAGGCCGGCGTCACGGACCTGGACTTCCACGCCGACACCGGCGAGGTCGTCATCGAGGCCGAGAAGCCCGGGATGGTCATCGGCCGACACGGCTCCACGCTGCGGGAGATCACGAAGGAGGTCGGCTGGACCCCCGAGGTCGTCCGCACGCCGCCCATCGAGTCCTCCACCGTCTCGAACGTCCGGAACTTCCTCAAGCAGGAGCGCGACGAGCGTCGGGACATCCTCGAACGCGTCGGCCGCCAGATCCACCGCGAGGAGATGGCCAACGAGCAGTGGGTCCGCATCACCACGCTGGGCTGCTGCCGGGAGGTCGGCCGTGCCGCGTTCATCCTCTCGACGGCCGAGACGCGCATTCTCATCGACTGTGGCGACAAGCCCGGCGCAGAGGACGAGGTGCCGTACCTCCAGGTGCCCGAAGCCCTCGGCGCGGGCGCACAGAACCTCGACGCCGTCGTCCTGACCCACGCCCACCTCGACCACTCCGCGCTCATCCCGCTCCTGTTCAAGTACGGCTACGACGGCCCCATCTACTGCACGGAGCCCACGCGCGACCTGATGGGTCTCCTGACGCTGGACTACCTCGACGTCGCCGCGAAGGAGGGCCGCACGCCGCCCTACGAGTCCGAGATGGTCCGCGAGGCCATCAAGCACTGCATCGACATCGAGTACGGCGACGTCACCGACATCGCGCCGGACATCAAACTCACCCTGCACAACGCCGGGCACATCCTCGGCTCCTCCATCGCCCACTTCCACATCGGCGACGGCCTCTACAACGTCGCGTTCTCCGGTGACATCCACTATACGGACACGCGGCTGTTCAACGGCGCCGTCAACGAGTTCCCCCGCGTCGAGACGCTCGTGCTGGAGTCGACCTACGGCGGCCGGAACGACTACCAGACCGACCAGGAGGACTCCGAGCGGAACCTCAAGCGCGTCATCAACGAGACCTACGAGCGCGACGGGAAGGTCCTCATCCCGGCGTTCGCGGTCGGGCGCTCCCAGGAGATCATGCTCGTCCTCGAGGAGGCGATGCGCTCGGGCGACATCCCTTCGATGCCGGTCCACCTCGACGGGATGATCTGGGAGGCCACCGCCATCCACACCACCTACCCCGAGTACCTGCGCGACGACCTCCGGGACCGCATCTTCCACGACGACGAGAACCCGTTCCTCGCCGACGAGTTCAACCACATCGACGGTGGCGAGGACGAGCGGCTCGAAGTGGCCGACGGCGGCCCCTGCATCGTCCTCTCCACCTCGGGGATGGTCACTGGCGGCCCCATCATGTCCTGGCTCCGCCACCTCGGCGGCGACGAGGAGAACCGCATGGTGTTCGTCGGCTACCAGGCCCAGGGGACGCTCGGCCGGCGCATCCAGAACGGCTGGGACGAGATCCCGATGAACGACCGCGGCAACGGCGGCGGTCGTGGCAACACGCTCACGCTGAACCTCGACGTCGAGACCGTCGACGGGTTCTCCGGCCACGCCGACCGGCAGGGCCTCGAGAACTTCGTCCGCACCATGAACCCGCGCCCGGAGAAGGTGCTCTGCGTCCACGGCGACGAGTCCTCCGCACAGGACCTCTCCTCGGCGCTGTATCACGAGTTCAACATGCGGACGTTCGCGCCGAAGAACCTCGAGACGTTCCGGTTCAAATAG
- a CDS encoding lipopolysaccharide biosynthesis protein has product MRLGRTTLVHFGSQVVVSVAGFVATFAIVRLLGATELGVYAVGVAVVFWANIPAAAVGDAVKQRVSARGDGDRYLFGGLALVALPALLVGGVILALPGAVESYLLREAERLAVTVPLAPLLAGVVVANMLFTLLTDALQGEKRVAAAGAVTAVERLLRTGLQVGLVLASVGLAALFVGHVVATLLGAGLSLGLLGVARLSGDGPVLPTREHLGSLLEYARYSWLGTVETRAFSWMDTIVLSLFVSRDLIGIYEVSWSLASVLALVAVSVQNTLFPELSELAAQGDTDRIHHFLDEGLVFTGVFIIPGLFGAAVVGERVLKIYDPVFQQGLVVLLVLVLARGIAAYGRQLVSAINALDRPDVAFRISAAFIAVNLGLNLVLVFRFGWVGAAVATAVSATLILALGYVALTRLIGRPPVPFREIGLQVAAGGLMAGLLLLARPVVPRNHYATVALVLVGAAVYTGILVALSGRVREKAVGLVGTLG; this is encoded by the coding sequence ATGCGGCTCGGCCGGACCACACTGGTCCACTTCGGCTCGCAGGTCGTGGTCTCGGTGGCGGGCTTCGTCGCCACGTTCGCCATCGTCCGGCTCTTGGGGGCGACCGAACTCGGCGTCTACGCCGTGGGTGTCGCGGTGGTCTTCTGGGCGAACATCCCGGCCGCGGCGGTCGGTGACGCCGTCAAGCAGCGCGTCAGCGCCCGCGGTGACGGGGACCGCTACCTCTTCGGCGGGCTGGCGCTCGTGGCGCTGCCCGCGCTCCTCGTCGGCGGCGTCATCCTCGCCCTCCCGGGTGCGGTGGAATCGTACCTGCTGCGGGAGGCCGAACGGCTGGCCGTCACCGTCCCGCTCGCCCCCCTGCTCGCCGGCGTCGTGGTCGCGAATATGCTGTTCACGCTGCTCACCGACGCCCTGCAGGGGGAGAAGCGGGTCGCGGCCGCCGGGGCCGTCACGGCCGTCGAGCGCCTCCTCCGGACCGGGCTGCAGGTCGGCCTCGTCCTCGCGAGCGTCGGGCTGGCCGCGCTGTTCGTCGGGCACGTGGTCGCGACGCTGCTGGGCGCCGGACTCTCGCTGGGCCTGCTGGGGGTGGCCCGGCTGTCGGGCGACGGTCCGGTGCTCCCGACCCGCGAGCACCTCGGGAGCCTCCTCGAGTACGCTCGCTACTCCTGGCTCGGCACCGTCGAGACGCGCGCGTTCTCGTGGATGGACACCATCGTCCTGAGCCTCTTCGTCTCGCGCGACCTCATCGGCATCTACGAGGTGAGCTGGAGCCTCGCCTCGGTGCTGGCGCTCGTGGCCGTCTCGGTCCAGAACACGCTGTTCCCGGAGCTGAGCGAGCTCGCTGCACAGGGTGACACCGACCGCATCCACCACTTCCTCGATGAGGGGCTCGTCTTCACGGGCGTCTTCATCATCCCCGGCCTGTTCGGCGCGGCCGTCGTCGGCGAGCGGGTACTGAAGATCTACGACCCCGTCTTCCAGCAGGGGCTGGTCGTCCTCCTCGTCCTGGTGCTCGCGCGTGGCATCGCTGCCTACGGCCGACAGCTCGTGAGCGCAATCAACGCCCTCGACCGCCCGGATGTCGCGTTCCGCATCAGCGCCGCGTTCATCGCCGTCAACCTCGGTCTGAACCTCGTGCTCGTGTTCCGGTTCGGCTGGGTCGGCGCCGCGGTCGCCACGGCCGTCTCCGCGACGCTCATCCTGGCGCTGGGCTACGTCGCCCTGACCAGGCTCATCGGCCGGCCGCCGGTCCCGTTCCGCGAGATCGGTCTCCAGGTCGCCGCGGGTGGGCTGATGGCGGGACTCCTCCTGCTGGCGCGCCCGGTCGTGCCGCGGAACCACTACGCGACGGTCGCGCTCGTGCTGGTCGGGGCGGCGGTCTACACCGGCATCCTCGTGGCGCTGTCCGGGCGGGTCCGGGAGAAGGCCGTCGGGCTGGTCGGGACCCTCGGCTGA
- a CDS encoding glycosyltransferase family 4 protein: MPESVPDVCVVTHPLSSAGENATRSLLDILGALTAVSLVTADLPDDSEIWARHEVVELTDRGAGDSLPVAAGRFLVNQLRMCRELARRDESVVLFFGATAYLLPVLLARLRGKTVLIEPRGDVPLTLRLHWEQRVPSPVARLLAGGLRALERLDYAIADGVVTYTPSMARELGLDPDSSRVYPNGARYVRTDEFRPLTPFAEREQRVGFLGRLDEEKGVRELARVAQRLPDDVTFSFIGDGDLRGWLEAELAEEIAAGRVELRGWVDHEDVPAELSRLRLLVMPSQPTEGLPTTILEALACGTPVYATPVSGVPDVVREQETGFLMDSRDPADIAAGIEGILARADLADRSFRGRSLIEDEYSLDAAVERYRYILTDAVGR; encoded by the coding sequence GTGCCCGAGTCGGTCCCCGACGTCTGCGTCGTCACCCATCCGCTCTCCTCCGCCGGGGAGAACGCGACCCGCAGCCTGCTCGACATCCTCGGCGCGCTGACGGCGGTCTCGCTGGTCACCGCCGACCTGCCCGATGACTCCGAGATCTGGGCCCGTCACGAGGTCGTCGAGCTGACCGACCGTGGGGCGGGGGACTCGCTGCCGGTCGCCGCCGGACGGTTCCTGGTCAACCAGCTCCGGATGTGTCGGGAGCTCGCCCGCCGCGACGAGTCGGTGGTACTGTTCTTCGGTGCCACCGCCTACCTCCTGCCGGTCCTGCTGGCCCGCCTGCGCGGCAAGACCGTCCTCATCGAGCCACGCGGCGACGTGCCGCTGACGCTCCGGCTGCACTGGGAGCAGCGCGTCCCCTCACCGGTCGCCCGCCTGCTCGCCGGCGGGCTCCGCGCGCTCGAACGGCTCGATTACGCCATCGCCGACGGCGTGGTCACGTACACGCCGTCGATGGCGCGCGAACTGGGTCTCGACCCTGACTCGTCGCGGGTGTACCCGAACGGCGCGCGGTACGTCCGGACCGACGAGTTCCGCCCCCTGACGCCGTTCGCGGAGCGCGAGCAGCGGGTCGGCTTCCTCGGTCGGCTGGACGAGGAGAAGGGGGTCCGTGAACTCGCGCGGGTGGCGCAGCGGCTCCCCGATGACGTGACGTTCTCGTTCATCGGCGACGGTGACCTCCGCGGGTGGCTGGAGGCCGAACTGGCAGAGGAGATCGCAGCGGGCCGCGTCGAGCTGCGGGGCTGGGTCGACCACGAGGACGTGCCCGCGGAGCTGTCGCGGCTCCGCCTGCTGGTGATGCCCTCCCAGCCGACCGAGGGGCTACCGACGACCATCCTCGAGGCGCTGGCGTGTGGAACGCCCGTCTACGCGACGCCCGTCTCCGGCGTGCCGGACGTGGTGCGCGAGCAGGAGACGGGGTTCCTGATGGACTCGCGCGACCCCGCCGACATCGCGGCCGGCATCGAGGGCATCCTCGCGCGCGCGGACCTCGCCGACCGCTCCTTCCGGGGTCGGTCGCTCATCGAGGACGAGTACAGCCTCGACGCGGCCGTCGAGCGGTACCGGTACATTCTCACCGACGCCGTGGGGCGATAG
- a CDS encoding NUDIX hydrolase, producing MDPSDLRALATDAVILTDDGVVLLERDHPPHEGEWVLPGGMVERGERARTACAREAREEVGLDVRPVSFVGLYDAPGRDSRGNVSAAYLCVPRGDGEPAAHEEARHVDTFDPADPPSMGFDHAGILADAVLDP from the coding sequence ATGGACCCGAGCGACCTGCGCGCGCTGGCGACGGACGCGGTCATCCTCACGGACGACGGGGTGGTCCTCCTCGAACGGGACCACCCACCGCACGAGGGCGAGTGGGTACTGCCGGGGGGGATGGTCGAACGGGGCGAACGCGCCCGGACGGCCTGCGCCCGCGAGGCCCGCGAGGAGGTGGGCCTGGACGTGCGACCCGTCTCGTTCGTCGGCCTCTACGACGCGCCCGGCCGGGACTCGCGCGGCAACGTCTCCGCGGCGTATCTCTGTGTCCCTCGTGGCGACGGTGAACCGGCGGCCCACGAGGAGGCCCGCCACGTCGACACCTTCGACCCGGCGGACCCGCCCTCGATGGGGTTCGACCACGCGGGAATCCTGGCGGACGCGGTGCTGGACCCGTGA
- a CDS encoding phosphotransferase family protein, with translation MTADIDREALAAFLGRTLDSEGPLALTGEGDGLSNETLFVEWGDRDLVLRRPPAGDHAEGAHDVLREAHVMDAVAGEVPVPDVVATCDDPDVLGCDFIVLERLEGDVLRTSEPERFATVEHRRAVGEELVDTLAEVHAVDHEAVGLAAGEFGYPEGYLDRQVETFTEQLEWFLPTTEQDREVPHIREVGEWLADNVPAESGHTLVHGDYKLDNVMFAPGTPPRITGVLDWELATLGDPLADLGWMLLFWRDEGDPAPALPEGLVPTFMQREGYPTRRDLVERYEARTGREFTDERFYRGLAAYKIVTTTEAMYFRYRAGDADDPLYAALEAGVPELAARAKRIVDGEEPL, from the coding sequence ATGACAGCCGACATCGACCGGGAGGCGCTCGCCGCCTTCCTCGGACGGACGCTCGACTCCGAGGGGCCGCTGGCGCTGACGGGCGAGGGCGACGGCCTCTCGAACGAGACACTGTTCGTCGAGTGGGGCGACCGCGACCTCGTTCTGCGGCGGCCGCCCGCCGGCGACCACGCCGAGGGTGCACACGACGTCCTCCGCGAGGCCCACGTGATGGATGCCGTCGCCGGCGAGGTCCCAGTCCCCGACGTCGTGGCGACATGCGACGACCCGGACGTGCTGGGTTGTGACTTCATCGTGCTGGAGCGACTGGAGGGGGATGTCCTCCGGACGAGCGAGCCCGAGCGGTTCGCGACGGTCGAGCACCGCCGTGCCGTCGGCGAGGAGCTGGTGGACACGCTCGCCGAGGTCCACGCCGTCGACCACGAGGCCGTCGGCCTGGCGGCGGGCGAGTTCGGCTACCCCGAGGGCTACCTCGACCGCCAGGTCGAGACGTTCACCGAGCAGTTGGAGTGGTTCCTCCCGACGACCGAGCAGGACCGCGAGGTGCCCCACATCCGCGAGGTCGGCGAGTGGCTGGCCGACAACGTCCCGGCGGAGAGCGGCCACACGCTCGTCCACGGCGACTACAAGCTCGACAACGTGATGTTCGCACCCGGGACACCGCCGCGCATCACGGGCGTACTGGACTGGGAACTGGCGACACTGGGCGACCCGCTCGCGGACCTGGGCTGGATGCTCCTGTTCTGGCGCGACGAGGGCGACCCAGCGCCGGCGCTGCCGGAGGGGCTGGTCCCGACCTTCATGCAGCGAGAGGGCTACCCCACCCGGCGTGACCTCGTCGAGCGGTACGAGGCACGAACTGGACGCGAGTTCACGGACGAGCGGTTCTACCGCGGGCTCGCGGCGTACAAGATCGTCACGACGACCGAGGCGATGTACTTCCGCTACCGGGCCGGCGACGCCGACGATCCGCTGTACGCCGCGCTGGAGGCGGGCGTCCCGGAACTGGCCGCCCGGGCGAAGCGCATCGTCGACGGCGAGGAACCGCTGTAG